Proteins encoded together in one uncultured Sphaerochaeta sp. window:
- a CDS encoding carbohydrate ABC transporter permease produces MKSRKQQTIYIASNILVFLFLTIIFIVPFIYIILMAAKSSKEAALLRFSLPAQNLFFQNLKEVVAYGDYRMFRALLNSTLLTVGSVALIVVFSALFAFVAQRKNDKSASILMSLLIIGLMIPPAVVPTIFLLQNLKIYKTMFGMIMIDVALFMPFATMIFRTAMSSIPRDLDEASYLDGASPLTIFFQVILPLLKPAIVTVVVTTSVNIFNDFVGPLYFLPGAKNITAPLTLYSFMSQFSTQWNLLFANVVVVSVIPLIIFIFFQRQLVAGMMGGAVKG; encoded by the coding sequence ATGAAATCCAGGAAACAACAAACGATATATATTGCGTCGAATATACTGGTCTTCCTCTTCTTGACGATCATCTTCATCGTGCCCTTTATCTATATCATTCTCATGGCTGCCAAGAGCAGCAAAGAAGCAGCATTGCTGCGTTTCAGCCTACCTGCACAGAATTTGTTTTTCCAGAATCTCAAGGAAGTTGTCGCATATGGTGATTACCGGATGTTCAGGGCACTTTTGAACAGTACACTGCTTACCGTTGGCTCAGTGGCCCTGATTGTGGTCTTCTCTGCCCTATTCGCATTCGTGGCTCAGAGAAAAAATGACAAGTCCGCCTCTATCCTGATGTCGCTTTTGATCATTGGACTGATGATACCTCCAGCGGTGGTACCGACCATTTTCCTGTTGCAGAACCTGAAAATCTACAAGACGATGTTTGGAATGATCATGATTGATGTGGCCTTGTTCATGCCATTTGCAACCATGATCTTCAGGACGGCGATGTCCTCCATCCCACGAGATCTTGACGAGGCATCGTATCTTGACGGGGCCAGTCCACTGACCATCTTCTTCCAAGTCATACTCCCCCTGCTCAAGCCGGCGATTGTGACGGTAGTCGTAACTACGTCGGTTAATATTTTCAATGACTTCGTTGGTCCACTGTATTTCCTTCCTGGTGCAAAGAACATTACCGCTCCCCTGACGCTGTACTCATTCATGAGCCAGTTCAGCACCCAGTGGAATTTGTTGTTTGCAAACGTAGTGGTAGTAAGTGTCATCCCCTTGATCATCTTTATCTTCTTCCAGCGCCAGCTGGTTGCAGGAATGATGGGAGGGGCTGTCAAAGGCTGA
- a CDS encoding family 78 glycoside hydrolase catalytic domain, producing the protein MTTVSKLQINYLDHVVGITEGPQFSWVIDTPFRNCRQKQYQIQIADEASFASPLFDTGLVESSDSAQVRVPGFTPDEGVLYWARVRVVTEADTQGVSTSPFSASATMLGGLKDPDSLKDHFITAETEEDIKLSKGTYLRKAISLKKEVKSAIIFSTAQGAYQLHIDGKKVSCDELAPGWTSYDHRLLYQSYDVTDMVSAGEHVLGAHLGSLWYKSTLSFLMIHNFYGDYAALSLRMDVTYCDGSKETFYSDESWRGSDSPVLNSQLYDGETYDATLEQAGWDKPGFDDTAWRAAKPVPCTSKHIEAQEGSPVALQEVMAPTLAFTTPKGERVIDFGQNMSALPEIRGKGKAGETIVLRCFEVLDKDGNVYTDNLRRAEQRITYTIKDDKPFVYRPHFTFFGFRFIHVESFPGRADLDNFKAYVIHSDMPQTGSFACSNEDLNQLQHNILWGLKSNFVDVPTDCPQRDERLGWTGDAQIFCQTASYNVNTYTFFKKWLKDLALDQTKEGGVPHVVPDVLYKYPFENWLLNRGTHSATAWADAAIINPWVLYLTFGDTAILETQYESMKGWIDFMKTHAKNNIWNYKLQFGDWVALDAEEGSYFGATPNDLTCTAYYAYSTRLFVKIARILGKEEVASEYEALHDKIVQTFQETFFNADGTMTAQTQTAHILALHFNLAPKQFVAKTVENLKKLLADHDGHLVTGFVGTPYFCHALSSNGCLDEAYELLLKDDFPSWLYQVKKGATTIWEHWDGIKPDGSMWSPDMNSFNHYAYGAIGEWLYRVVAGLDMDEHKPGYKHTIIAPRIGGNLSWVEASYESVYGKVGVRWEKESKTNVITLQATVPANASATIRLLDGATLVDGDALTFAKRDDILEAEAGSGVYTIRYMLNS; encoded by the coding sequence ATGACAACAGTTTCCAAGCTGCAGATCAATTATCTTGACCATGTTGTAGGAATTACCGAGGGACCACAGTTTTCTTGGGTAATCGACACACCATTTAGAAATTGTCGACAGAAACAGTATCAAATACAGATAGCTGATGAAGCATCCTTTGCCTCACCTCTGTTCGACACAGGCCTGGTGGAAAGCAGTGATTCTGCACAGGTTCGCGTGCCAGGATTCACCCCGGATGAAGGAGTTCTCTATTGGGCACGGGTAAGAGTCGTCACCGAAGCGGATACTCAGGGAGTCTCTACCTCTCCATTCAGTGCAAGTGCCACCATGCTCGGAGGCTTGAAAGACCCTGACTCACTAAAGGATCATTTCATCACCGCAGAGACAGAAGAGGATATCAAGCTCTCCAAAGGCACCTATCTAAGAAAAGCCATCTCTCTCAAAAAAGAGGTGAAATCAGCGATAATTTTCTCCACAGCACAGGGAGCCTATCAGCTGCATATCGACGGCAAGAAAGTCTCTTGTGATGAACTTGCCCCAGGATGGACCAGCTATGATCATCGTCTGCTCTACCAGAGCTATGATGTAACAGACATGGTCTCGGCTGGTGAGCATGTACTTGGCGCACACCTCGGCTCTCTCTGGTATAAGAGCACGCTCAGCTTCCTGATGATCCACAACTTCTATGGTGACTATGCAGCCCTCTCGCTTCGTATGGATGTCACTTACTGTGATGGAAGCAAAGAGACGTTCTACAGTGATGAGAGCTGGAGAGGCAGCGACAGTCCGGTCCTGAATTCACAACTGTATGATGGGGAGACCTATGATGCTACCCTGGAACAGGCTGGTTGGGACAAACCAGGATTTGACGACACTGCATGGCGTGCAGCTAAACCAGTTCCTTGTACTTCAAAACATATTGAGGCACAGGAGGGATCTCCCGTCGCGCTTCAAGAGGTCATGGCTCCAACCCTTGCATTCACGACACCCAAGGGTGAGCGAGTGATCGATTTCGGCCAGAACATGAGTGCTCTTCCGGAGATCAGGGGTAAAGGAAAGGCAGGAGAGACCATAGTCCTGCGTTGTTTCGAAGTACTGGACAAGGACGGCAATGTCTACACCGACAACCTCCGCAGAGCAGAACAGCGAATCACCTACACCATCAAGGATGACAAACCATTCGTGTATCGTCCCCATTTCACCTTCTTCGGGTTCCGATTCATCCATGTTGAATCGTTCCCAGGACGTGCAGATCTTGATAATTTCAAGGCCTACGTGATTCACTCCGATATGCCGCAAACGGGTAGCTTTGCTTGTTCCAACGAGGATCTGAACCAGTTGCAGCATAATATCCTGTGGGGATTGAAGAGCAATTTCGTTGATGTCCCCACTGATTGCCCTCAGCGTGATGAACGTCTTGGATGGACCGGTGATGCCCAGATTTTCTGTCAGACAGCCAGCTATAATGTGAACACCTACACCTTCTTCAAGAAATGGCTCAAGGACCTTGCCCTTGACCAGACCAAAGAAGGGGGCGTTCCCCATGTAGTGCCCGATGTACTGTACAAGTACCCGTTTGAAAACTGGTTGCTCAACAGAGGAACCCATTCAGCTACTGCCTGGGCTGATGCTGCGATCATCAATCCATGGGTGCTTTATCTCACCTTTGGTGATACAGCAATCCTGGAGACTCAGTATGAGAGCATGAAGGGCTGGATTGACTTCATGAAAACCCATGCCAAGAACAACATCTGGAACTACAAGCTTCAGTTTGGCGACTGGGTTGCCTTGGATGCTGAGGAAGGAAGCTACTTTGGAGCCACTCCAAACGACCTTACATGTACTGCATACTATGCCTATTCCACCAGACTTTTTGTCAAGATTGCAAGGATTCTCGGAAAGGAAGAGGTAGCAAGCGAGTATGAGGCCCTGCATGACAAGATTGTACAGACATTCCAGGAAACCTTCTTCAATGCCGATGGTACCATGACCGCCCAGACACAGACCGCTCATATTCTTGCTCTTCACTTCAACCTTGCCCCAAAGCAGTTTGTTGCAAAGACCGTGGAGAATCTGAAGAAGCTGCTGGCTGATCATGATGGACACCTGGTAACAGGATTTGTCGGTACCCCGTACTTCTGTCACGCACTCTCTTCCAATGGGTGCCTGGATGAAGCATATGAGTTGTTGCTCAAGGATGACTTCCCTTCCTGGCTGTACCAGGTCAAGAAAGGTGCTACCACAATCTGGGAGCACTGGGATGGTATCAAACCGGATGGCTCAATGTGGAGCCCAGACATGAACTCATTCAACCACTACGCCTATGGCGCAATTGGTGAGTGGTTGTACCGTGTTGTTGCAGGTCTGGACATGGATGAGCACAAACCAGGATACAAGCATACCATCATCGCACCAAGGATTGGGGGAAATCTCAGTTGGGTGGAAGCCTCCTATGAATCGGTATATGGAAAAGTGGGTGTCCGCTGGGAGAAAGAGAGCAAGACAAACGTTATAACCTTGCAAGCAACGGTTCCCGCCAATGCCTCCGCCACTATCCGATTGCTGGATGGGGCAACATTGGTTGATGGGGATGCCCTCACATTTGCCAAGCGTGACGACATCCTGGAAGCCGAAGCCGGTTCAGGGGTATATACGATCCGCTATATGCTGAACTCATAA
- a CDS encoding RDD family protein, whose product MEKEYPYASLTRRFAAYVIDHLLTALLMAPLVLWYLKGLFSEASGIYLLAYSGPVLFLLILIRSLYLSVLWSTRFGTIGCHLLSISVFTLQGNKLSYPRAILRYLILFCSTCLLGLGWISILFTEKRQSLCDLGAKTVVMVTAARTDDREDSALPDTRDTLHNSSDQGH is encoded by the coding sequence ATGGAAAAGGAATACCCCTATGCATCGCTTACAAGACGTTTCGCAGCCTATGTAATTGACCATCTGCTTACAGCATTGCTGATGGCTCCCTTGGTCCTGTGGTATCTGAAGGGATTGTTCAGTGAAGCAAGCGGGATATATCTCCTTGCCTATAGTGGTCCGGTACTCTTTCTACTCATCCTGATCCGATCTCTCTATCTCTCTGTGCTCTGGTCGACAAGGTTTGGCACGATCGGTTGCCATCTGCTCTCTATCAGCGTTTTTACTCTACAAGGAAACAAGCTCTCCTATCCTAGAGCGATTCTCCGGTATCTCATCCTTTTCTGCTCAACCTGTCTTCTTGGCCTTGGCTGGATATCAATCCTATTCACTGAAAAGCGTCAGTCACTCTGTGACCTTGGGGCAAAAACTGTCGTAATGGTTACTGCAGCAAGGACGGATGATAGAGAGGATAGCGCTCTGCCTGATACACGCGATACCCTGCATAACTCCTCGGATCAGGGTCATTGA
- a CDS encoding aryl-sulfate sulfotransferase: MTNKKRLYSLISLTLLLLLLFLILRRPFTIAITQFEQVPLSALAVIESREATQVTLVLPGRNQNDLRITFKGYDTYHEIPVLALYPGTRNEVAFYLTTRDGTSYQRTVTIKTGELPAAFPEIGYERVLPDQIAEGFTFLHLGRYDEEGNYGALPCAVDSYGTVRWYYTGDIGHVMKMTEKGTLLIQEGDSLVEMDLMGRKIRTLPPLMYGLHHDVAFMENGNLLALSTAPSSFEDGVVEIDGDTGAYLQGWDFREILDKNRPPQPRNLEPADWLHLNGIDYDHRDDSFIVSGRDQSAVVKVDRQSGNLRWILGNHEHWEEAYHPYLLQPEGSPFAWQWGQHAPMVHPELPGRVLLYDNGNERSYSDPLDPTENYSRAVEFEIDEKAMTVRQVWEYGTGNGSTTFTPFIGDANYLENGNRLICFGGITKNLEGEAVELFDFVNNSLNDMKISAKVIEVTSDSPAKEVLVFSFNDPDPRSYAGYRVYQAERYPLYHPSLLQ; the protein is encoded by the coding sequence ATGACTAATAAAAAACGTCTTTATTCACTCATTTCTCTTACGCTTCTTCTCCTGTTGCTCTTCTTGATTCTGAGAAGGCCGTTCACCATAGCTATTACACAGTTTGAGCAGGTTCCTCTTAGTGCTCTGGCAGTGATTGAATCCAGAGAAGCAACCCAGGTGACACTCGTGTTACCTGGAAGGAACCAGAATGACCTCCGCATTACCTTCAAGGGGTACGATACCTACCATGAGATTCCCGTGCTTGCTCTCTACCCGGGGACCAGGAATGAGGTGGCGTTTTATCTCACTACAAGAGACGGTACTAGCTACCAACGAACGGTCACCATAAAGACCGGAGAGCTCCCAGCGGCTTTTCCCGAGATTGGATATGAACGAGTGCTCCCTGACCAGATTGCAGAAGGTTTTACCTTCTTGCACCTCGGCCGCTATGATGAAGAGGGAAACTATGGTGCGCTTCCCTGTGCCGTTGATTCCTACGGGACTGTTCGCTGGTATTATACGGGAGATATTGGTCATGTCATGAAAATGACTGAGAAGGGGACCCTTCTGATCCAGGAGGGCGACTCCCTTGTTGAGATGGATCTGATGGGAAGGAAGATACGGACACTCCCTCCTCTTATGTACGGCCTGCATCACGACGTAGCATTCATGGAAAACGGAAACCTTCTTGCCTTAAGCACTGCTCCTTCTTCATTTGAGGACGGGGTGGTGGAAATTGATGGCGATACAGGAGCCTATCTGCAAGGTTGGGATTTTCGAGAGATTCTTGACAAGAATCGTCCACCCCAGCCAAGAAATTTGGAACCTGCTGACTGGCTCCATCTTAATGGCATTGATTATGACCATCGCGATGACAGCTTCATTGTCAGTGGCAGGGACCAGAGTGCTGTGGTGAAGGTAGACAGGCAGAGCGGAAATCTACGTTGGATACTGGGGAACCATGAGCATTGGGAAGAAGCGTATCATCCATATCTCTTACAACCGGAGGGGAGCCCTTTTGCTTGGCAGTGGGGTCAGCATGCCCCTATGGTGCATCCTGAGCTACCAGGGAGAGTGCTGTTATACGATAATGGCAATGAGCGATCCTATAGTGATCCACTCGATCCCACAGAGAATTATTCTAGGGCTGTTGAGTTTGAGATTGATGAGAAAGCCATGACTGTACGACAAGTCTGGGAGTATGGGACAGGGAACGGCAGCACTACCTTTACTCCATTTATCGGGGATGCAAACTATCTGGAGAATGGGAATCGTCTGATCTGCTTCGGGGGAATTACCAAGAATCTGGAGGGAGAGGCAGTTGAACTCTTTGATTTTGTGAACAACTCCCTCAATGACATGAAAATTTCAGCGAAGGTCATAGAGGTAACCTCTGACTCTCCGGCCAAGGAAGTGCTGGTATTCTCCTTCAATGACCCTGATCCGAGGAGTTATGCAGGGTATCGCGTGTATCAGGCAGAGCGCTATCCTCTCTATCATCCGTCCTTGCTGCAGTAA
- a CDS encoding DUF1295 domain-containing protein → MKANPTTIVIFFIMVALLSGFVVLGPFADETVLYQVGSITLGTVLISLCFSLLTEDYSWTDRLWSTLPVAFAWIYAYKAGFSLPVVVSALLVTIWGARLTFNFSRRGGYTGEEDYRWKILHEKIGNPVRWFFFNLLFIALYQQFLFIAFTSPLGLLPSTNVPFSPLSFIAIFLFVCFLSIETIADQQQYTFQQAKYQMLPRKDELEDEYTQGFRSSGLFRYSRHPNYFGELGVWWSIYLYSVSFHGSLLHYTIAGPILLTLLFIGSTIFTESITSSKYPEYATYKEKAGAIIFRFW, encoded by the coding sequence ATGAAAGCAAACCCAACAACCATAGTGATCTTTTTTATCATGGTGGCTCTCTTATCTGGCTTTGTAGTCCTGGGGCCGTTCGCTGATGAAACAGTGCTGTACCAAGTGGGCAGTATCACGTTGGGCACTGTACTGATTAGTCTTTGTTTTTCACTACTCACGGAGGATTACTCGTGGACCGATCGGCTGTGGAGCACACTGCCTGTAGCATTTGCCTGGATCTATGCCTACAAGGCAGGTTTTTCATTACCGGTGGTTGTCTCAGCCCTGTTGGTTACCATCTGGGGGGCAAGGTTGACCTTCAACTTTTCCCGTCGTGGAGGGTATACCGGAGAAGAGGATTATCGTTGGAAAATTCTGCATGAGAAAATCGGCAACCCTGTCCGGTGGTTCTTTTTCAACCTGCTCTTTATCGCTCTCTACCAGCAGTTCCTGTTTATTGCATTCACCAGCCCACTGGGGTTACTCCCATCGACGAATGTACCATTCTCCCCACTCTCCTTCATTGCAATCTTCTTGTTTGTCTGTTTCCTGAGTATTGAGACCATAGCAGACCAACAGCAGTACACCTTCCAGCAAGCCAAGTACCAAATGCTTCCCAGAAAGGATGAACTTGAGGATGAATATACCCAGGGGTTCCGAAGCTCTGGACTTTTCAGATACAGTCGCCATCCCAACTACTTTGGGGAGTTGGGGGTGTGGTGGTCCATCTACCTCTATTCGGTCTCATTCCATGGGTCACTGTTGCACTATACCATCGCTGGACCGATCTTGCTGACGCTCTTGTTCATTGGATCCACCATCTTCACGGAGAGCATCACCTCCTCCAAGTATCCTGAGTATGCTACATACAAAGAGAAGGCGGGTGCAATTATCTTCCGATTCTGGTAG
- a CDS encoding bifunctional methionine sulfoxide reductase B/A protein gives MKTVFMIIALLLVVFLLLSFALYKRETPTISEEEVPMADTDRFTYQPLDEALKNSLTSEERSIIVGKATERAFTGEYTDTTDWGTYYCKWCDSPLYSSETKFHSGCGWPSFDEEIPHAVKRKIDADGMRTEILCATCGGHLGHVFEGERFTDTNTRHCVNSLSLVFRDGTPVAEAVFAGGCFWGVEHLFAQKEGVYSAVSGYTGGTLENPSYQDVLTHTTGHLEAVKVLYNPLEISYEDLTKYFLEIHDPTQANGQGPDIGNQYLSAIFYRSRHEFDVGVRLIEILEEKGLKIATTLRPAAVFYPAEEYHQDYYEKKGTLPYCHAYTKRF, from the coding sequence ATGAAAACAGTCTTTATGATCATTGCATTGCTCTTGGTTGTGTTCCTGCTGCTCTCATTCGCCTTGTATAAACGAGAAACACCGACAATAAGTGAGGAAGAAGTACCCATGGCTGATACAGACCGATTCACCTACCAACCTCTTGATGAGGCATTGAAGAATTCCCTTACCAGTGAGGAACGTTCCATCATTGTGGGAAAGGCCACTGAACGAGCCTTTACCGGTGAGTATACTGATACAACAGATTGGGGAACCTACTACTGCAAGTGGTGTGACTCCCCCCTGTACAGCTCAGAGACCAAATTCCACTCCGGTTGTGGATGGCCCTCCTTCGATGAGGAGATTCCCCATGCAGTAAAACGTAAGATTGATGCCGACGGAATGCGGACTGAAATACTTTGTGCCACCTGCGGTGGACACCTGGGACACGTCTTTGAAGGGGAACGCTTCACCGATACCAATACAAGGCACTGCGTCAATTCCCTCTCCCTGGTCTTCAGGGATGGCACGCCGGTGGCTGAGGCGGTGTTTGCCGGAGGATGTTTCTGGGGAGTCGAACACCTGTTCGCCCAGAAGGAAGGCGTATACTCAGCAGTGTCCGGATATACGGGAGGAACTCTCGAGAACCCAAGCTACCAGGATGTATTGACCCATACCACTGGACATCTGGAAGCGGTCAAGGTGCTATATAATCCCTTGGAAATATCCTACGAGGACCTCACCAAGTATTTCCTTGAGATCCATGACCCCACCCAGGCCAATGGACAGGGTCCGGATATCGGAAACCAGTATCTTTCTGCAATCTTTTACCGATCAAGACATGAGTTTGATGTGGGAGTACGCCTTATTGAAATCCTTGAGGAAAAGGGATTGAAGATTGCTACCACCCTCCGCCCGGCAGCTGTGTTCTACCCAGCGGAGGAGTACCATCAGGATTATTACGAGAAGAAGGGAACCCTTCCCTACTGCCACGCATATACCAAACGGTTTTAA
- a CDS encoding AzlC family ABC transporter permease, with protein MESATHDKLTFREGCIEGFPIFVGYFPTAMAFGLVCRDLGMRIWEAVLFSLTNFAGSGQFLAANLIGGGALLAELFVSVLLVNLRYSFMGAELNRNLEKGVRGWRKALLAHGTTDEVFSVAVLHRQPISKEYLAGLELTAYSGWVSGTAVGFLVGMILPSALQLAVGVTLYAMFSSLLAQEFHQKGFRVLAIAGFSAALNSYLIVQWSLAIGWSFVISMLSASFLGALVIRDSEDEV; from the coding sequence ATGGAATCAGCAACGCACGACAAACTCACCTTCCGGGAAGGTTGCATCGAAGGATTTCCCATTTTTGTTGGGTATTTCCCAACCGCCATGGCTTTCGGTCTTGTTTGCAGGGATCTTGGGATGCGCATCTGGGAAGCGGTACTTTTTTCCCTGACCAACTTTGCTGGCAGCGGACAGTTTCTGGCAGCAAATCTCATCGGAGGGGGAGCCCTTCTGGCGGAGTTGTTCGTCAGTGTCTTGTTGGTAAACCTACGCTACTCCTTCATGGGCGCTGAGCTGAACAGAAATCTAGAGAAGGGGGTCAGGGGCTGGAGAAAAGCATTGCTTGCCCATGGTACCACTGATGAAGTATTCAGCGTCGCTGTCCTCCATAGGCAACCCATCAGCAAAGAGTATCTGGCAGGGTTGGAATTGACTGCATACAGTGGATGGGTCAGTGGTACTGCTGTGGGATTCCTTGTCGGCATGATTCTTCCTTCTGCACTCCAGCTTGCAGTTGGGGTAACCCTCTATGCGATGTTCAGCTCACTCCTGGCACAGGAGTTCCACCAAAAGGGATTCAGGGTTCTTGCAATTGCAGGATTCTCTGCAGCACTGAACTCCTACCTGATCGTGCAGTGGTCATTGGCGATTGGCTGGTCATTCGTCATCAGCATGCTCTCAGCAAGCTTCCTTGGGGCCCTGGTCATCAGAGACAGTGAGGATGAGGTATGA
- a CDS encoding AzlD domain-containing protein: MMKAFPFLIPILVSALATFLVRALPYYASFLDKLPRFLSRSLRLLPIAALGPLIFPGVILDFQGHWYAGLVGILCAAFIAYRKNSMIFPILLSILVTYLLLL; the protein is encoded by the coding sequence ATGATGAAAGCATTTCCATTCCTTATCCCTATCCTTGTCAGTGCACTGGCCACCTTTCTGGTGAGGGCTCTTCCCTATTATGCCTCCTTCCTTGACAAGCTTCCGAGGTTTCTCTCCAGGAGTCTTCGCCTTCTCCCCATTGCTGCACTTGGCCCCCTCATCTTTCCCGGTGTCATCCTTGACTTCCAAGGACACTGGTATGCAGGACTTGTCGGTATCCTCTGTGCAGCATTCATAGCCTACCGCAAGAACAGTATGATCTTCCCGATACTCCTGAGTATATTGGTTACCTATCTCCTGTTGCTCTAG
- a CDS encoding TatD family hydrolase — translation MFDAHRHYGSSMSENALYATSSRYEWELLSSLTPPALGGIGALADNPLPEIEAFEQILKTFPDFQIAEVGLDRRFPEIEQQEAFLKDTLALAYELGRSVSLHCVKEDGRMLSLLRSLQPNLPVLLWHGYTGSWETAQEATKLGVILGYGSRLFGSKLAREGKRLVTLPYALETDFQMGDYSQILWTQIENFSKLSGCTHDELIRNNDEIRTILTHNTSTRRGTGRTPS, via the coding sequence ATGTTTGACGCACATCGCCACTATGGCTCCAGTATGAGCGAGAACGCACTCTATGCCACCAGCAGCAGATATGAGTGGGAATTGCTCTCCTCGCTCACGCCTCCGGCGCTGGGGGGGATTGGAGCTCTTGCAGACAACCCTTTGCCTGAAATTGAAGCGTTCGAGCAAATACTGAAGACTTTTCCTGATTTCCAGATAGCCGAGGTAGGACTGGACAGAAGGTTTCCGGAAATTGAACAGCAAGAAGCATTCCTGAAAGATACCCTCGCCTTGGCTTATGAACTGGGGCGAAGTGTAAGCTTGCACTGCGTAAAGGAAGACGGAAGGATGCTCTCCCTTCTCCGCTCTCTCCAACCAAACCTCCCGGTACTTCTCTGGCACGGCTATACGGGAAGCTGGGAGACTGCACAGGAGGCCACCAAGCTTGGCGTCATACTTGGCTACGGGAGCAGGCTCTTTGGGAGCAAACTGGCAAGAGAGGGGAAGCGACTGGTCACCCTTCCCTATGCCTTGGAAACTGATTTCCAGATGGGGGATTACTCCCAGATACTCTGGACACAGATTGAGAACTTCAGCAAACTCAGTGGATGCACCCATGATGAACTGATAAGGAATAATGATGAGATCAGAACAATTCTTACGCATAACACGTCTACTCGGCGAGGAACCGGTAGAACGCCTTCATAA
- a CDS encoding tRNA threonylcarbamoyladenosine dehydratase translates to MRSEQFLRITRLLGEEPVERLHKKHVVVVGLGAVGGMALESLVRSGVGNLRIVDFDTVGITNLNRQILATYETLGKPKTEVAKQRILAINPECNVEVLPLFVQHETLDTIFCGPVDLVVDAIDSLNPKCSLLEAAYKRGIPVVSSMGAALRRDPSLVRKADLMDTYGCPLARQVRGNLRKRGVGRGIEVIFSPELVRFTYKAPEEEEHADFNEQISNRGRRRNVLGSLPTITGIFGQNLAHLALTKLLDEEMLSGEEAWNPQKKQS, encoded by the coding sequence ATGAGATCAGAACAATTCTTACGCATAACACGTCTACTCGGCGAGGAACCGGTAGAACGCCTTCATAAGAAACACGTGGTGGTAGTCGGCCTTGGGGCGGTCGGGGGAATGGCATTGGAGTCCCTGGTCAGAAGCGGTGTCGGCAACCTGAGAATCGTTGACTTTGACACAGTGGGCATCACCAACTTGAATCGGCAGATCCTTGCCACCTATGAAACCCTGGGGAAGCCGAAGACTGAAGTCGCGAAACAACGTATCCTCGCCATCAACCCGGAGTGCAACGTTGAGGTGCTTCCTCTCTTTGTACAACATGAGACATTGGATACCATTTTCTGTGGGCCTGTAGACTTGGTGGTCGATGCCATCGATTCACTCAATCCCAAATGCTCATTATTGGAAGCAGCATACAAGCGAGGCATTCCGGTAGTGAGCAGCATGGGGGCAGCACTGAGGAGAGATCCCTCCCTTGTCCGCAAAGCCGACCTGATGGATACCTATGGTTGCCCCCTTGCTCGTCAGGTGAGGGGAAATCTCCGGAAACGGGGGGTAGGACGAGGAATAGAGGTCATCTTCTCCCCGGAGCTGGTACGTTTTACCTACAAAGCTCCAGAGGAAGAGGAACATGCTGACTTCAATGAACAGATCAGCAACAGGGGAAGAAGACGTAATGTACTGGGGAGCTTGCCTACCATAACTGGAATTTTCGGGCAGAATCTTGCCCACCTTGCCCTAACCAAGCTTCTGGATGAGGAGATGCTCAGCGGAGAAGAAGCATGGAATCCCCAGAAAAAGCAATCCTAG
- a CDS encoding carbohydrate-binding family 9-like protein, producing METQPTLIVGNALERSLPVALIPCWGSYEKTEGSVRLAREGNTLSLRYMVRTPLLRRMVQQHNQEVSDDSCVGLLIKAENAEQYLHLQCSASGALRSWWINREGERTLLPFPLLETIPVTVTLLENSNAQSRWSVEIHLDLKELNISAESRLLGNFYSCCEQPDQRYFLLAQETGTLEPDMEVPSAFMAMEFL from the coding sequence ATGGAAACACAACCCACACTCATCGTTGGTAATGCACTTGAAAGAAGTCTCCCCGTTGCATTGATTCCCTGTTGGGGATCCTATGAAAAAACTGAAGGATCGGTGCGTCTTGCCAGAGAGGGAAATACCCTCTCCCTGCGCTATATGGTGCGTACACCTCTTCTCAGAAGGATGGTGCAGCAACACAACCAGGAGGTAAGCGACGACTCCTGTGTTGGCCTACTGATCAAGGCAGAAAATGCAGAGCAGTATCTGCATCTTCAGTGCAGTGCCTCAGGTGCACTTCGCTCTTGGTGGATCAACAGGGAAGGGGAGAGAACCCTGCTTCCCTTCCCTCTGTTGGAGACGATACCGGTCACGGTGACCCTTTTGGAGAACTCCAATGCTCAAAGCCGTTGGAGTGTTGAGATACATCTGGACCTGAAGGAACTCAACATCTCAGCTGAGAGCCGGCTCCTGGGAAATTTCTACAGTTGCTGTGAGCAACCTGACCAGAGATATTTCTTGCTTGCGCAGGAGACAGGAACCCTTGAACCCGATATGGAAGTTCCTTCCGCCTTCATGGCCATGGAGTTTCTCTAG